One genomic segment of Odocoileus virginianus isolate 20LAN1187 ecotype Illinois chromosome X, Ovbor_1.2, whole genome shotgun sequence includes these proteins:
- the GDPD2 gene encoding glycerophosphoinositol inositolphosphodiesterase GDPD2 translates to MAESPGCCSVWARCFHCLYSCHWKQCPRDRRQTDKCECVWFGLLFLTFLLSLGWLYVVLILLNDLHNFNEFLFQHWGHWMDWSPAFLLVISLLVTYASLLLLLALLLRLYGQPLCLHTIHKVLLLLIIILVAAGLVGLEVQWQEEWHSLRLSLQATAPFLHIGAAAGITLLAWPVADTFYHIHQRGPKILLLLLYFGATLGIYLAPLFISSACIMEPKDLPHKPKLIGHRGAPMLAPENTLMSLRKTAECGAVVFETDVMVSSDGIPFLMHDERLTRTTDVASVFPDRVNSHSSNFSWAELKRLNAGAWFLQRQPFWGAKPLSGHDREDAESQTVPSLEEILKEAEGLNLSIIFDLRRPPGNHTYHDSFVNQTLETVLSSGVPQAMVLWLPDEDRAYVQERAPQMRQIYGHLEGHGTERPQFLNLPYQDLPLLDIKALHHHNVSVNLFVVNKPWLFSLLWCAGVDSVTTNDCQLLQQMRYPVWLIPARTYLIIWIITNCVSILLLLWTFLLQWRCAKERQRTGLETAVLLTRINNFITE, encoded by the exons ATGGCCGAGTCCCCTGGTTGCTGCTCTGTCTGGGCCCGCTGTTTCCACTGCCTGTACAGCTGCCACTGGAAGCAATGCCCCAGAGATAGGAGGCAAACCGACAAG TGTGAATGCGTCTGGTTTGGCCTGCTCTTCctcaccttcctcctctccctgggcTGGCTGTATGTCGTGCTCATCCTTCTCAATGACCTGCACAACTTCAATGA ATTCCTATTCCAGCACTGGGGGCACTGGATGGACTGGTCCCCGGCATTCCTGCTGGTCATCTCTCTACTGGTCACATACGCATCCCTGCTCTTG ctcctggccctgCTCCTGCGGCTCTATGGCCAGCCTCTATGTCTGCACACCATCCACAAG GTGCTGCTGCTCCTCATCATAATTCTTGTGGCTGCTGGCCTTGTGGGGCTGGAGGTCCAATGGCAGGAGGAGTGGCATAGCTTACGTCTGTCACTGCAG GCCACAGCCCCATTCCTTCACATTGGAGCAGCTGCTGGCATCACCCTCCTGGCCTGGCCTGTGGCTGATACCTTCTACCATATCCACCAAAGAG gTCCCAAGATCCTGCTACTGCTCTTATATTTTGGAGCCACCCTGGGCATCTACCTGGCACCCCTATTCATCTCCTCAGCCTGTATCATGGAACCCAAAGACCTACCACACAAGCCTAAGTTGATAGGACACCGAGGGGCCCCCATG CTGGCCCCCGAGAACACCCTGATGTCCCTGCGGAAGACAGCTGAATGTGGAGCTGTTGTGTTTGAGACCGACGTGATGGTCAG CTCCGACGGGATCCCCTTTCTCATGCATGATGAGCGCCTAACCAGGACCACAGATGTAGCCTCTGTGTTCCCAGACCGAGTCAACAGCCACAGCAGTAACTTCTCCTGGGCTGAACTGAAGAGGCTCAATGCTGGGGCCTGGTTCCTTCAG AGGCAACCTTTCTGGGGGGCTAAGCCGCTGTCAGGCCATGATCGAGAAGATGCTGAGAGTCAAACAGTGCCATCCTTGGAAGAGATACTGAAGGAAGCTGAAGGCCTCAACCTTTCTATCATATTTGACCTGCGCCGCCCCCCAGGAAACCACACATATCATGACAGTTTTGTGAACCAGACATTGGAAACTGTGCTGAGTTCAGGAGTGCCCCAAGCCATG GTCCTTTGGCTGCCGGATGAAGATCGGGCTTATGTCCAAGAAAGGGCCCCCCAAATGCGCCAGATATACGGACATCTGGAAGGCCATGGCACTGAGAGACCCCAGTTTCTCAACCTCCCCTATCAAGACCTGCCACTGTTGGATATCAA GGCACTGCACCATCATAATGTCTCAGTGAACCTATTTGTAGTGAACAAGCCCTGGCTCTTCTCCCTACTCTGGTGTGCAGGGGTGGATTCAGTCACCACCAACGACTGCCAGCTGCTGCAGCAGATGCGTTACCCTGTCTGGCTTATT CCCGCTCGAACCTACCTGATAATATGGATCATTACCAATTGTGTCTCCATCCTGCTGCTTTTGTGGACTTTCCTCCTACAATG GAGGTGTGCTAAGGAGAGACAGAGAACCG GGCTAGAAACAGCAGTGCTGCTGACCAGGATCAACAATTTCATAACGGAGTGA